In Pseudomonas fluorescens NCIMB 11764, a single window of DNA contains:
- a CDS encoding arsenic transporter: MLIAVLIFIATIVLVIWQPKGLGVGWSAMFGAIVALLAGVVTLADIPEVWRIVWNATGTFIAVIIISLLLDEAGFFKWAALHVARWGGGSTRKLFAFIVLLGAAVSALFANDGAALILTPIVIAMLLALRFSPAATLAFVMAAGFIADTASLPLVVSNLVNIVSADYFDIGFNEYASIMVPVNIVSVAATLAMLLWFFRKDLPKTYDLNQLDNPDEAIHDRATFVAGWWVLALLLVGFFVIEPLGVPISAIAAVCAFILYVIAARGHAINTSKVLKEAPWQVVIFSLGMYLVVYGLKNAGLTDHIAQILNVFAGYGVWGASLGTGLLTALLSSIMNNMPTVLVGALSIHAAEVDGVVQQAMIYANIIGCDLGPKITPIGSLATLLWLHVLARKNITISWGYYFKTGIVLTVPILVATLSALALRLSF; the protein is encoded by the coding sequence ATGCTGATTGCCGTATTGATCTTTATCGCCACCATCGTCCTTGTCATCTGGCAGCCCAAGGGGCTTGGGGTGGGCTGGAGTGCGATGTTCGGTGCCATCGTGGCGTTGCTGGCAGGTGTCGTTACCCTTGCCGACATACCAGAGGTTTGGCGCATAGTCTGGAACGCTACCGGAACGTTCATCGCGGTCATTATTATTAGTCTGTTGCTTGATGAGGCAGGCTTTTTCAAATGGGCTGCGCTGCATGTGGCCCGATGGGGGGGCGGGAGCACCCGCAAGCTGTTCGCATTTATCGTCCTGCTGGGCGCAGCGGTGTCGGCTCTGTTCGCCAATGACGGAGCAGCATTGATCCTCACACCCATTGTGATCGCGATGTTGCTGGCGTTGCGTTTTTCTCCTGCTGCTACGTTGGCATTCGTTATGGCAGCCGGTTTTATCGCCGATACGGCGAGCTTACCGCTGGTGGTTTCCAACCTGGTCAACATCGTTTCTGCCGACTACTTCGATATCGGCTTCAACGAATATGCTTCGATCATGGTGCCGGTAAACATCGTCAGCGTGGCGGCGACGTTAGCCATGCTGCTGTGGTTTTTCCGCAAAGATTTACCAAAGACCTATGACCTCAACCAACTGGATAATCCGGACGAGGCAATCCACGACCGGGCCACTTTTGTAGCCGGTTGGTGGGTGCTGGCACTACTGCTGGTCGGCTTCTTCGTCATTGAGCCATTGGGGGTGCCAATCAGCGCCATTGCAGCGGTCTGTGCATTCATTCTCTATGTCATCGCGGCTCGTGGTCACGCCATCAACACAAGCAAGGTACTCAAAGAGGCGCCATGGCAGGTGGTGATTTTTTCTTTGGGTATGTACCTAGTTGTTTATGGCCTGAAGAACGCCGGCCTGACCGACCACATCGCGCAGATCCTGAACGTGTTCGCCGGTTATGGTGTTTGGGGCGCGTCCCTGGGTACAGGGCTGCTAACAGCGTTGCTGTCTTCGATCATGAACAACATGCCCACCGTTCTGGTAGGCGCCTTATCCATTCATGCCGCCGAAGTCGATGGTGTAGTCCAGCAAGCGATGATTTACGCCAACATCATCGGCTGCGACCTGGGCCCGAAGATCACCCCAATTGGGAGCTTGGCAACTCTGTTGTGGCTGCACGTGCTGGCCCGGAAAAACATAACGATCAGTTGGGGTTATTACTTCAAGACCGGGATCGTGCTGACCGTGCCCATCCTCGTCGCCACCTTGTCCGCCCTGGCACTGCGCCTCAGTTTCTGA
- a CDS encoding metalloregulator ArsR/SmtB family transcription factor: protein MNPTTLFKCLADDTRAKISLLVVSEGELCVCELTAALDLSQPKISRHLALLRSAGLLLDRRQGQWVYYRLNPDLPTWVTAVLKEVVDANQQWLETEAKRLCGMNDRPINQAVCS, encoded by the coding sequence ATGAACCCCACCACCTTATTCAAGTGCCTGGCGGATGACACCCGAGCAAAAATTTCGCTGCTTGTCGTGAGTGAAGGTGAGCTGTGTGTTTGCGAGCTAACGGCAGCACTCGACCTAAGTCAGCCGAAGATTTCTCGTCATTTGGCGCTGCTGCGCTCTGCCGGTTTGTTGTTGGATCGTCGCCAAGGCCAATGGGTGTACTACCGACTGAATCCTGATTTGCCCACGTGGGTGACTGCAGTTTTGAAGGAAGTGGTAGACGCCAATCAGCAATGGCTGGAAACCGAGGCTAAGCGCCTCTGCGGCATGAACGACCGTCCGATCAACCAAGCCGTGTGTAGCTGA
- a CDS encoding arsenate reductase ArsC, with product MSPAIKVVFVCVANSARSLLAEALLRHTDPRFEAFSAGSEPSEVDPRTTQALEAVGVDATGLRSKSLSEFQADRFDYVITLCDKSASECLPMPNAGEVIAWDFPDPVTSDDPGVFRHTLHDIHERIKLFVLVKTKHLEDL from the coding sequence ATGAGCCCTGCTATCAAAGTGGTTTTCGTGTGCGTTGCCAACTCAGCCCGCTCCCTGCTTGCAGAGGCTTTGCTGCGGCACACCGACCCGCGCTTCGAGGCCTTCAGCGCAGGATCTGAACCGTCTGAGGTTGATCCGCGCACGACTCAGGCATTGGAGGCAGTTGGAGTCGATGCAACGGGCCTGCGCAGCAAGTCCCTCAGCGAGTTTCAAGCTGATCGATTCGATTACGTAATCACTCTTTGTGATAAATCCGCAAGCGAGTGCCTACCAATGCCCAATGCAGGTGAAGTCATTGCCTGGGATTTTCCTGACCCAGTAACCAGCGATGATCCTGGCGTATTTCGCCACACGCTCCACGACATCCACGAGCGCATCAAGCTCTTCGTTTTGGTCAAGACCAAACACCTGGAGGATCTGTGA
- the arsN2 gene encoding arsenic resistance N-acetyltransferase ArsN2, producing MMIQAKEIAGGQWQRFRDALKSADLPADDIDLPGRTFFEFTLDSETVAWGGFETHGTDGLLRSLVVVSTFRSKGVGVAVLRVIEAKAAEQGIARFHLLTTTASGFFEQQGYAVNQRDSAPPLISQTEQFRGLCPGSACYMCKALSANARK from the coding sequence ATGATGATCCAGGCAAAGGAAATAGCCGGAGGACAGTGGCAGCGCTTTCGCGATGCGCTGAAATCTGCTGACCTTCCAGCAGACGATATTGATCTTCCAGGCCGAACCTTTTTTGAGTTCACACTGGACAGTGAGACGGTCGCATGGGGAGGATTCGAAACGCATGGTACGGACGGGTTGTTGCGTTCTCTGGTCGTAGTGTCGACATTCAGATCGAAGGGGGTCGGTGTCGCGGTGCTTCGGGTCATTGAAGCGAAAGCCGCCGAGCAGGGAATCGCTCGATTTCATTTGCTGACAACAACTGCATCAGGCTTTTTTGAACAGCAGGGCTATGCAGTAAATCAACGAGATTCTGCGCCGCCTCTGATTTCTCAGACGGAGCAGTTCAGGGGGCTTTGCCCTGGCTCGGCTTGCTACATGTGCAAGGCATTATCTGCGAATGCACGAAAGTAG
- a CDS encoding DUF3800 domain-containing protein, producing MDRTYAFVDESGNSDLDTSKGGSSGFFIVCSILVAEKDLEAAYAQAEALRTQHFQTGEIKSSNLKPKDSDRRARILNELAELPFKLYFTVVDKSRIHKDGGLRIKTSFIKYVNGLLYERLFRAYPDLQMIVDEHGGQEFQESLKSYVAERFVDDLFGDKDAFQTMASKDNVLVQVADFFAGSVAQIYEEKASEEAVLAYKKILRSLTLGMLEWPSKYQSLLPPPTDESGYADYQVHQEALRQADRFSERAGEHPDEDERLQLSILRFLRFQSEFVTKDYMPTAEIVAHLKDSGFGDINDQRIRSSGIAKLRDSNVIITSAAKGYKIPQTRADINEFLERAAGIVIPLLERVKKAREVYRLSSRGEYDIVTAANLAELAKLLTALEAFADD from the coding sequence TTGGACAGAACATATGCTTTCGTGGATGAGTCCGGGAATTCCGATCTTGATACGTCAAAGGGAGGAAGCTCGGGATTCTTCATCGTGTGCTCCATTCTGGTGGCAGAGAAAGATCTGGAAGCGGCTTATGCCCAAGCTGAAGCACTCCGCACGCAGCATTTTCAAACAGGCGAGATCAAATCTAGCAATCTGAAGCCCAAAGATTCAGATCGCCGTGCCCGAATCCTCAACGAGCTAGCTGAGCTGCCATTCAAGCTCTATTTCACCGTCGTTGATAAGTCTCGAATTCACAAAGACGGCGGCCTCCGTATCAAGACCTCGTTCATAAAATACGTGAACGGGTTGCTCTATGAACGTTTGTTCCGTGCATACCCTGACCTCCAGATGATCGTTGACGAGCATGGTGGCCAGGAATTTCAGGAGAGCCTCAAAAGCTACGTTGCAGAACGATTCGTGGACGACCTATTTGGCGATAAGGATGCGTTCCAGACGATGGCCAGTAAGGACAACGTTTTGGTTCAGGTTGCAGATTTCTTCGCTGGATCAGTCGCTCAGATCTACGAAGAAAAAGCATCGGAAGAAGCAGTTCTCGCCTACAAAAAGATCCTACGCAGCCTGACTCTTGGAATGCTTGAGTGGCCATCCAAGTACCAGTCTCTTCTGCCACCGCCGACGGATGAATCTGGGTATGCTGACTACCAGGTACACCAAGAGGCTCTCCGCCAAGCTGACCGTTTTAGTGAGCGGGCTGGTGAACACCCTGATGAGGATGAGCGCCTGCAGCTAAGCATCTTGAGGTTCTTGAGATTCCAAAGTGAATTCGTCACCAAAGACTACATGCCAACCGCAGAAATAGTCGCCCACCTAAAAGATAGCGGTTTCGGAGATATCAACGACCAGAGAATCCGCTCCAGCGGCATCGCCAAGCTTCGCGATTCGAACGTGATCATCACAAGCGCTGCCAAGGGCTACAAGATTCCTCAGACACGGGCTGATATCAACGAGTTTCTCGAAAGGGCGGCGGGCATTGTTATTCCTCTACTGGAACGGGTCAAAAAGGCTCGAGAGGTGTATCGGCTGAGTAGTCGAGGAGAATATGACATCGTGACGGCAGCCAACCTGGCTGAGCTTGCCAAGCTGCTCACTGCGCTCGAGGCGTTTGCAGATGACTGA
- a CDS encoding ATP-dependent nuclease: MHSLSKIHIKNFRSCKQVFLPLGDFTPLVGQNNAGKSTILDAIRLVLAPKAFAKTDSNDPSQPIIISACVSGITEELIAQIPEAKHQAAITPYCINGDLWIRISASGSTKPTTEVWENAGLDEQGLPTSWRSYPTGLPQAISALLPEALHIRAMDDVQEDLGKGKAGSTIRGLLDEIMAPILTAHQEVQDALTAVRNILGADGENRSPLLTEFDTSATNALSSFFPGLLLNLDVPSIDVKEFFKSGDLNVTDEISGQTRRFDTLGSGAQRAIQMALIRLLADIRKTRDQDLARRLLLIDEPEIFLHPQGVRGLREALHVLSKSGYQVVFTTHSPLMVSRDNAPETVIVRRSRENSSEVRIPMGAAVAQAMAEAQAQSRTLFELGNIAEIYFAEKVILCEGKTDQRLLPLIYEKLYGVRPELERICFVALGSCTSIPKGFSVLTAMGIKCGVIADLDFAFTHARGPWLPKECEEMDNVRSVLQVVGQTQGFLIGGNGLPQNSRGSSAADCWAAFARTADGQALANTAHEAMKVFATWVWPMGCIEDALRIDEKGEAAIIAQEDNIRSWQPEIIDQEYPVFRSTLDWMRAI; encoded by the coding sequence ATGCACTCCTTGAGCAAAATACACATCAAGAACTTCCGCTCGTGTAAGCAAGTGTTTTTGCCTCTGGGTGATTTCACCCCACTGGTCGGTCAGAACAACGCGGGGAAATCCACCATCCTCGACGCGATCAGATTGGTTTTAGCACCAAAGGCATTTGCGAAAACAGACTCTAATGACCCCAGTCAGCCAATCATCATCAGCGCCTGCGTGTCAGGGATTACAGAAGAGCTGATTGCACAAATCCCTGAAGCAAAACATCAAGCCGCGATTACCCCCTACTGCATCAACGGTGACCTTTGGATAAGGATTTCCGCATCAGGCTCGACTAAACCGACCACGGAAGTCTGGGAAAATGCTGGTCTTGATGAGCAAGGTCTCCCTACTTCATGGCGCTCCTATCCCACGGGCCTGCCTCAAGCCATTTCGGCATTGTTACCCGAAGCGCTGCACATCCGCGCCATGGACGATGTCCAGGAAGACTTGGGCAAAGGCAAAGCTGGGAGCACAATTCGTGGGCTGCTGGATGAAATCATGGCCCCCATCCTCACTGCTCATCAAGAGGTACAGGATGCACTCACAGCGGTCAGGAATATATTGGGAGCCGACGGTGAGAACCGATCCCCTCTACTGACTGAGTTCGATACCAGCGCCACTAATGCCCTCTCAAGCTTCTTCCCTGGTTTGCTATTGAACCTGGACGTACCGTCAATCGACGTTAAGGAGTTTTTCAAGAGCGGTGATCTGAACGTGACCGACGAGATATCCGGTCAAACCAGACGTTTCGACACCTTAGGTAGTGGTGCGCAGCGTGCAATCCAGATGGCCCTAATCCGGCTTTTGGCCGATATCCGTAAAACACGCGATCAAGACCTTGCACGTCGCCTCCTACTGATCGATGAACCTGAGATTTTCCTCCACCCTCAAGGCGTCAGAGGCCTTAGGGAAGCACTACATGTGCTTTCGAAATCTGGCTACCAAGTCGTGTTCACGACCCATTCGCCCTTGATGGTGAGCAGGGATAATGCGCCTGAGACGGTGATAGTGCGCAGATCTCGGGAGAATAGCTCCGAGGTTCGCATTCCGATGGGCGCGGCAGTTGCGCAAGCTATGGCAGAGGCACAAGCCCAATCTCGAACCCTTTTTGAGCTCGGAAACATCGCTGAGATATATTTCGCTGAAAAGGTAATTCTCTGCGAGGGCAAAACCGATCAGAGGCTACTCCCGCTCATCTACGAAAAGCTCTACGGGGTCAGGCCTGAGCTCGAACGGATCTGCTTTGTTGCTCTCGGTAGCTGTACTTCGATTCCCAAAGGTTTTTCTGTCCTGACAGCAATGGGTATCAAATGCGGTGTGATCGCTGACTTAGATTTCGCATTCACTCACGCTAGGGGGCCATGGCTACCGAAGGAATGCGAGGAGATGGATAACGTCAGATCTGTGCTTCAAGTGGTCGGCCAAACTCAAGGGTTCCTCATCGGTGGAAACGGACTGCCACAGAATTCCAGAGGTAGCTCAGCAGCTGACTGTTGGGCTGCTTTTGCCAGAACTGCAGACGGCCAAGCGCTCGCTAATACTGCTCATGAGGCAATGAAAGTTTTTGCAACCTGGGTCTGGCCAATGGGCTGCATTGAGGACGCATTGAGAATTGATGAGAAGGGAGAGGCAGCCATAATCGCTCAGGAAGACAATATCCGGAGCTGGCAACCGGAGATAATTGATCAAGAGTATCCAGTTTTCCGAAGCACCCTAGATTGGATGCGGGCTATCTAA
- a CDS encoding reverse transcriptase family protein produces MDAPFYPHSPIHSISALARALGEPVERLIALTHRSSRLYRYVPQTKKDGITPRHTYDAHEPLKTIQRKIVDRILSKVAFPGYLHGGIRDPKLPRSIYSNARVHTGAKTVILQDIADFFPSITNEHIHRLFVGLFRFSADVATLLADLVTREGQVPQGASTSSYLANLVFWDIEPALVTRFKAQGLAYSRFADDITVSSKTRIDQATTTQVIASVTWMLGQKGCLQKRSKLHVRKRGQALITGEKAEAVTVTGLVVNGPIPALPKKARLAIRSAVKQLEDRVRGNSGHLSAEDDKEVRRVMGRIGRLIACGHPEGQRLKARIRVLLTRPPLLERYAGTESQRQMVREVSADLSLIPASKLQIELPVDLPWEAG; encoded by the coding sequence ATGGATGCTCCGTTCTATCCTCATAGCCCTATCCACAGCATCAGCGCCTTAGCACGTGCTCTCGGAGAGCCAGTCGAGAGGCTAATCGCACTTACTCATCGTAGCTCTCGCCTTTATCGATATGTCCCGCAAACAAAAAAAGACGGCATAACACCCAGACATACCTATGATGCTCATGAGCCTCTGAAGACGATCCAGCGCAAGATCGTGGATCGGATCCTCAGCAAGGTTGCGTTCCCTGGATACCTGCACGGCGGTATCAGAGATCCCAAGCTACCCCGCAGCATTTACTCGAACGCTCGGGTTCATACCGGCGCCAAGACAGTCATTCTTCAGGACATCGCTGATTTCTTCCCCTCAATTACAAACGAGCACATTCATCGCTTGTTCGTGGGTCTCTTCCGCTTCTCCGCAGATGTAGCCACTCTGCTTGCGGATCTAGTTACTCGTGAGGGCCAGGTTCCACAAGGGGCGAGTACAAGTAGCTACTTGGCCAACCTAGTGTTTTGGGATATCGAGCCGGCGCTCGTCACTCGCTTTAAAGCTCAGGGACTGGCGTATTCGCGCTTCGCAGATGACATTACTGTATCTAGCAAAACTCGTATTGATCAAGCTACCACCACCCAAGTTATTGCCTCTGTCACATGGATGCTCGGACAAAAAGGCTGCCTGCAGAAGCGAAGCAAGCTGCATGTTCGTAAGCGTGGGCAAGCATTGATTACTGGAGAGAAAGCCGAGGCCGTCACTGTGACCGGATTGGTGGTTAACGGGCCGATACCGGCGCTTCCCAAAAAAGCCCGGCTGGCTATCCGTTCTGCCGTAAAACAGCTGGAGGATCGCGTCAGAGGTAATTCAGGTCATCTATCCGCTGAGGATGATAAGGAAGTGCGTCGAGTGATGGGGCGCATAGGCAGGTTGATCGCTTGTGGGCATCCAGAGGGGCAGCGTCTAAAGGCTCGTATTCGAGTGTTGCTGACTCGGCCACCGCTCCTGGAGCGATATGCAGGCACCGAGTCTCAGCGACAGATGGTTAGGGAAGTCTCCGCAGATCTGAGCTTAATTCCGGCCAGCAAATTGCAAATTGAGCTGCCGGTGGATCTGCCGTGGGAAGCGGGCTAG
- a CDS encoding site-specific integrase gives MTESAGVSQGNYHKVILKNVRLWEPCSDQDSTEWLALPANTTGDRKGYSIRPMHLQPQSAPRLYVIVQPDGSLWLEGCLYLFWCWSVKGIKDSTASNAAGDLSDMMNKLTDGERTYDIFRGPQSERPTYYYKSELKLEIARGQIKRKTANRKIGNMIGFYTWKVMCRNFKPEAEMWISTIKRRRYTDVYGVIQVKEVMATDLPFKNKESISTGRFIRDGGKLFPITRENQQSLLDALIQLGNTEMLLTHIVGLTTGMRIQSILTLRHNCIISGIGADNDPFKYSLHPITIGDGQMTEAKGGKNQVVEMPAWVHHMLNTYIHSQRHTERAAKSPITNKDDQYVFLTRTGKPYYVAEIDQSLFDFSAEKGSAIRQFAKVIQEQLMKNNTSFKYQFHDLRATFGMNLLEDYMQKRDKGEMNQLELLDKLKNRLNHEDVNVTIGYIKYRQDHPILAQAQSEVEAHLEAIVRREISKHDKSRASPLRD, from the coding sequence AATACCACAGGCGACCGCAAGGGCTATTCGATAAGGCCTATGCACCTCCAGCCGCAGTCCGCTCCACGACTCTACGTAATTGTCCAACCAGATGGGAGTCTTTGGCTTGAAGGCTGCCTCTACTTATTCTGGTGCTGGTCTGTAAAGGGAATCAAAGATTCCACCGCTTCGAATGCCGCCGGCGACCTCTCAGACATGATGAACAAACTGACAGACGGTGAAAGAACTTATGACATCTTTCGGGGCCCCCAGTCAGAACGGCCAACGTATTACTACAAATCTGAGCTGAAACTTGAGATCGCTCGGGGCCAAATTAAGCGGAAAACAGCGAATCGCAAAATCGGTAACATGATTGGTTTCTACACATGGAAAGTAATGTGCCGGAACTTTAAGCCCGAAGCCGAAATGTGGATTTCGACAATTAAGCGCCGTCGTTACACAGACGTATATGGAGTCATCCAGGTGAAAGAAGTGATGGCGACTGACTTGCCTTTCAAAAACAAAGAATCCATATCGACTGGCCGCTTCATTCGTGATGGGGGAAAGCTCTTTCCTATTACTCGCGAAAACCAACAGTCCCTTCTCGACGCCTTAATCCAACTCGGGAATACAGAAATGCTACTCACCCACATCGTGGGACTTACAACCGGAATGAGAATTCAGTCAATCCTGACGCTTCGACACAACTGCATAATTAGTGGCATAGGAGCGGACAACGATCCTTTCAAATACTCATTACACCCTATAACTATAGGAGACGGACAAATGACCGAAGCCAAAGGTGGTAAAAACCAGGTTGTCGAAATGCCCGCATGGGTTCACCACATGCTAAACACCTATATACACTCTCAACGACATACAGAGCGAGCAGCAAAATCACCAATAACCAACAAAGATGACCAATACGTATTCCTCACAAGGACGGGCAAACCATACTACGTTGCTGAAATCGATCAATCGCTGTTTGACTTCAGCGCTGAAAAGGGATCGGCAATCCGTCAATTCGCGAAGGTAATTCAGGAGCAACTCATGAAAAACAACACTTCATTCAAATACCAGTTTCACGACCTACGAGCCACCTTCGGCATGAACCTACTCGAAGACTATATGCAAAAGAGGGACAAGGGCGAAATGAATCAATTAGAACTCTTGGACAAACTAAAAAACAGGCTGAATCATGAAGACGTGAACGTAACAATAGGATACATCAAGTATAGACAGGATCATCCGATCCTTGCTCAAGCTCAGTCCGAGGTTGAGGCACACCTGGAAGCTATCGTCCGAAGGGAGATATCTAAGCATGATAAATCAAGAGCGTCACCCCTACGAGATTAA